Proteins from a single region of Hordeum vulgare subsp. vulgare chromosome 6H, MorexV3_pseudomolecules_assembly, whole genome shotgun sequence:
- the LOC123402042 gene encoding 40S ribosomal protein S24-1-like, translating to MADAKTAPAVTLRTRKFMTNRLLSRKQFVLEVIHPGRANVSKADLKERLAKIYEVKDSNCIFVFKFRTHFGGGKSTGFGLIYDNLEAAKKFEPKYRLIRNGLATKIEKSRKQIKERKNRTKKIRGVKKTKAGDAKKK from the exons ATGGCCGACGCGAAGACGGCGCCCGCGGTGACTCTCCGCACccgtaagttcatgacgaaccgtCTCCTCTCACGCAAGCAGTTCGTGCTCGAGGTGAtccaccctggccgcgccaacgTGTCCAAG GCGGATCTCAAGGAGCGTCTGGCGAAGATTTACGAGGTGAAGGACTCGAACTGCATCTTTGTGTTCAAGTTCCGCACCCACTTCGGAGGCGGCAAGTCCACCGGCTTCGGCCTCATCTATGATAACCTCGAGGCCGCCAAGAAGTTCGAGCCCAAGTACAGGCTGATCAGG AACGGGCTAGCCACCAAGATAGAGAAGTCACGCAAGCAGATCaaggagaggaagaacaggacaaAGAAGATCCGTGGAGTCAAGAAG ACAAAGGCTGGGGATGCCAAGAAGAAATGA